In Arthrobacter citreus, a single genomic region encodes these proteins:
- a CDS encoding MFS transporter, with protein sequence METNRKLVTIGLLVAVTLSAIEGTIITTATPTITTELSGVKLMSWIFAAYMLAMTVTTPIYGKLSDLFGRKNLLMFGIILFIFGSVLCGFSQNMGQLILFRTIQGLGAGAALPLTMTVISDLYPYQERAKVQGYISAVWAVSSVIGPLVGGFFVDFISWRYIFFINFPFGIISTILFWKYYHQKIERKNAISIDYLGSILFILSTLSALYALVVGGEQHNWTSPNLIFLFVFAIILFALFLFVETRAKEPLLPLSLFKIRNLVVTYAAMFIAHALLISIEVYLPVYNQSVFGLSATESGLMLIPLSFAWTLGSFLSGRLIKKMKAKSIILLGAFLCIIGALGMNIYHDSKVLLYPFNAFLGLGFGLSFPIYMILISSAVEMNQRGIAIAANSFLNTFSQTISVAVLGTIFTIKTSEVLNGHKLVLGAQNQINHLSTVKAVTAGFEIITLFMVVFSIITFIFVFFLPSEQSEEKKVDIAH encoded by the coding sequence ATGGAAACCAATCGGAAGTTGGTAACAATTGGGTTGCTTGTAGCTGTTACTTTGTCTGCTATTGAAGGGACAATAATTACAACGGCTACACCAACCATTACGACAGAATTATCTGGTGTTAAGCTGATGAGTTGGATTTTTGCGGCTTATATGTTGGCAATGACTGTTACGACACCGATTTATGGGAAGCTATCGGATTTATTTGGTCGTAAAAATTTATTAATGTTTGGAATTATTCTATTTATTTTTGGTTCAGTATTATGTGGTTTTTCGCAAAATATGGGGCAATTAATTTTATTTCGCACAATTCAAGGGCTAGGTGCAGGAGCTGCATTACCTTTAACGATGACAGTAATAAGCGATCTGTATCCTTATCAGGAACGAGCTAAAGTTCAAGGGTATATTAGCGCAGTGTGGGCAGTTTCAAGTGTAATTGGGCCGTTAGTAGGAGGCTTTTTCGTAGACTTCATTTCTTGGCGTTATATCTTTTTTATTAATTTTCCATTTGGTATCATTTCTACTATTCTATTTTGGAAATATTATCATCAAAAAATTGAGCGTAAAAATGCTATTTCGATAGATTATTTAGGATCAATACTTTTTATCTTAAGTACTTTATCTGCTTTATATGCTTTAGTAGTAGGCGGAGAGCAACATAACTGGACTTCTCCAAATCTTATTTTTCTATTTGTATTTGCCATTATTTTATTTGCATTATTTCTATTTGTTGAAACAAGAGCTAAGGAACCATTATTACCACTTTCTCTTTTCAAAATCCGAAATTTAGTCGTTACATATGCAGCAATGTTTATTGCACACGCTCTTCTAATATCGATCGAAGTATATTTACCCGTTTATAATCAAAGTGTGTTTGGACTAAGTGCAACGGAATCTGGTTTAATGTTAATTCCACTTTCATTCGCTTGGACATTAGGTTCATTTTTATCAGGTCGTTTAATTAAAAAAATGAAAGCAAAGAGTATCATCTTATTAGGTGCTTTTTTATGTATAATTGGTGCATTAGGGATGAACATTTACCATGATTCAAAAGTATTGCTTTATCCATTTAATGCATTTTTAGGCCTAGGCTTTGGATTATCCTTTCCAATCTATATGATTCTTATTTCTTCTGCAGTAGAAATGAATCAAAGGGGTATTGCAATTGCTGCAAATTCATTTTTAAATACTTTTTCTCAGACAATCTCGGTTGCTGTTTTAGGTACCATTTTTACGATAAAGACATCCGAAGTATTGAATGGCCATAAATTAGTTTTAGGTGCTCAAAATCAAATCAATCATTTATCAACAGTTAAAGCAGTAACAGCTGGTTTTGAAATCATTACTTTATTTATGGTGGTCTTTAGTATCATTACGTTTATTTTTGTCTTTTTTCTACCGTCTGAGCAATCAGAAGAAAAAAAGGTTGATATAGCACATTAA
- the ybaK gene encoding Cys-tRNA(Pro) deacylase, protein MAISKTNAMRILDSKRVNYTTLNYESNDGKIDGVSVANKINKDPELVYKTLVSISQSKAIYVFVIPVEKELDLKLAAKAAGEKKVELLPVKDLLPNTGYVRGGCSPIGMKKQYTTFIEESANKIEEIIVSGGKIGIQLQLNVNDLIQTTRSKTAKISK, encoded by the coding sequence ATGGCAATAAGTAAAACGAATGCAATGAGAATTTTAGATTCCAAAAGAGTAAATTATACAACGTTAAATTACGAATCGAATGATGGCAAGATTGACGGTGTTTCAGTTGCTAATAAAATAAATAAAGATCCAGAATTAGTTTATAAAACACTTGTTTCAATTAGTCAATCGAAAGCAATCTATGTATTTGTCATTCCAGTTGAAAAAGAATTGGATTTAAAATTAGCTGCAAAGGCTGCTGGAGAAAAGAAAGTAGAATTATTACCGGTTAAGGATCTTTTACCTAATACAGGATATGTTCGAGGTGGTTGCTCACCAATAGGAATGAAGAAGCAATACACTACATTTATTGAGGAATCTGCTAATAAAATAGAAGAGATTATTGTTAGTGGAGGAAAAATAGGTATACAACTCCAACTGAATGTAAATGATTTAATACAAACAACCCGTAGCAAAACAGCAAAAATTTCAAAATAA
- the msrA gene encoding peptide-methionine (S)-S-oxide reductase MsrA: MQKATFAGGCFWCMVTPFEDLPGIHGIVSGYMGGELENPTYEEVKKGTTGHYEVVQITFDDELFSYNRLLELFWPQIDPTDPDGQFQDRGSQYKAAIFVHNESQLNEAMESKEKLIQSNIFKKPIVTEILQASTFYEAEEYHQDYHKKNPKHYKEDRAMSGRDEFIEENWKK; this comes from the coding sequence ATTCAAAAAGCTACATTTGCTGGTGGTTGTTTTTGGTGTATGGTAACACCGTTTGAGGATTTACCTGGTATACATGGTATTGTTTCAGGTTATATGGGTGGAGAGTTAGAAAACCCAACGTATGAAGAAGTTAAAAAGGGAACTACAGGTCATTATGAAGTAGTTCAAATTACTTTTGATGATGAATTATTTTCATACAACAGACTGTTAGAATTATTTTGGCCGCAAATTGATCCAACAGATCCAGACGGTCAATTCCAAGATAGGGGTTCACAGTACAAAGCTGCAATCTTTGTTCATAATGAATCTCAGCTCAATGAAGCAATGGAATCAAAAGAAAAATTAATTCAAAGTAATATTTTTAAGAAACCGATCGTCACTGAAATTTTACAAGCATCTACTTTTTATGAGGCTGAGGAATACCATCAAGACTATCATAAAAAAAATCCAAAACACTATAAAGAAGACAGAGCTATGTCTGGTAGAGATGAGTTTATAGAAGAAAATTGGAAAAAGTAG
- a CDS encoding FTR1 family iron permease, whose translation MKKNKFLIISLLFFSLIVSPFNKAFAETDLQEQVLSHIGNSLTEVKNGEKDKVKTDLLAIKELIKNEKKTSKLNKLVDQAIKDIDQNDLTTVKDDVRSIAFETENWIENTNDKKDLSQINLSKLVAHLNNVKTLSNESKWADAQSEYKLFEIEWSKVENDIRKANSGFYGSIEANMITSRSVLFTDQPSMTKVNDSFTKLIDVLNNPSSKSSKEVSIEKAINLLNQTISSLESNDVKKAQATFNQFIQDWPYVEVLVQANSMELYKQIENDTSIALTQLTEKPRSSTTMKTLKQIQTNLNLATKKTSYTMFDAGTIVFREGLEALIIISALLALLSKGKQESARKWIFVGGAFGILASLVAGLLFQFLLSKISAGISNQLIEGVSGLIAIIFMLTVGLWLHKQSRQQEYGNKMKEKAKAAIAGGGILSLSLLSFFAVFREGAETVVFYIGMSSSITAKELITGFAGGIILLVIIGVFILKGSKFIPLKPFFTIASLCIYYLTFKFIGQSIHALQGIGYLPDHMSTIFPTVPKLGIYPSLESIIPQLILLLFVIWLFVGTRIIKHNKSIAA comes from the coding sequence ATGAAAAAAAATAAATTTTTAATTATAAGCCTATTATTTTTTAGTTTAATCGTTAGTCCGTTTAATAAAGCGTTCGCTGAAACTGATTTACAAGAACAAGTACTTTCACATATTGGTAACTCATTAACAGAAGTTAAAAATGGTGAAAAAGATAAAGTAAAAACAGATTTATTAGCAATTAAAGAATTAATTAAAAATGAAAAGAAAACGTCAAAATTAAATAAACTTGTTGATCAGGCGATTAAAGATATTGATCAAAATGATTTAACAACTGTAAAAGATGATGTACGTTCAATCGCTTTTGAAACAGAAAATTGGATCGAAAATACGAATGATAAAAAAGATCTTTCACAAATTAATCTTAGTAAACTAGTCGCTCATTTAAATAATGTTAAAACATTATCAAATGAATCAAAATGGGCTGATGCACAATCAGAGTATAAGCTTTTTGAAATTGAATGGTCTAAAGTAGAAAACGATATTAGAAAAGCAAACAGCGGATTTTATGGTTCAATTGAAGCGAATATGATCACTTCTAGATCGGTTTTGTTTACAGATCAACCATCAATGACAAAAGTAAACGATTCTTTTACTAAATTAATTGATGTATTGAATAATCCAAGTAGCAAATCATCAAAAGAAGTTAGCATTGAAAAAGCAATTAATCTATTAAATCAAACAATCAGTTCTTTAGAGTCAAATGATGTAAAGAAAGCACAAGCTACATTTAATCAATTTATTCAAGACTGGCCTTATGTAGAGGTATTGGTTCAAGCAAATTCAATGGAATTATATAAACAGATTGAAAATGATACATCGATTGCTTTAACTCAGTTAACTGAAAAGCCTAGATCGTCTACAACGATGAAAACATTAAAACAAATTCAGACCAATTTAAACTTAGCAACAAAGAAAACATCATATACGATGTTTGATGCAGGAACAATTGTCTTTCGTGAAGGTTTAGAGGCTTTAATTATTATTTCTGCTTTACTTGCATTATTATCAAAAGGAAAGCAAGAATCTGCACGTAAATGGATTTTTGTTGGTGGTGCTTTTGGTATTTTAGCTAGTTTAGTAGCAGGTTTACTATTCCAATTCTTATTATCTAAAATATCTGCTGGTATTAGTAATCAATTAATTGAAGGAGTTTCTGGACTTATTGCTATTATTTTTATGTTAACGGTTGGCTTATGGCTACATAAGCAATCTCGTCAACAAGAATATGGTAATAAGATGAAAGAAAAAGCAAAGGCAGCTATTGCAGGTGGAGGAATACTTTCACTAAGCTTACTTTCATTCTTTGCAGTATTTAGAGAAGGTGCTGAAACAGTTGTATTTTATATCGGTATGAGCTCTTCAATTACAGCGAAAGAATTAATTACTGGTTTTGCTGGCGGAATCATTTTACTAGTCATTATTGGAGTATTCATCCTTAAAGGTAGTAAATTCATTCCATTAAAACCATTTTTCACAATTGCAAGTTTATGTATTTATTACTTAACGTTTAAATTTATTGGTCAAAGTATACACGCATTACAAGGAATCGGCTACTTACCTGACCATATGAGTACTATTTTTCCAACAGTGCCTAAACTAGGGATCTATCCATCTCTAGAAAGCATTATTCCACAACTTATTTTATTATTATTTGTAATTTGGTTGTTTGTTGGAACTAGAATCATAAAGCATAATAAATCAATTGCTGCGTAA
- a CDS encoding EfeM/EfeO family lipoprotein — MKKQTTIIAISLATSLMMAGCAQKSEEASNVKKDSKVEAKINLDKEISNYRDFVVSQTEEFVANTQKFVDAVNKGNMAEAKRLYPISRSYYERIEPVAESFGDLDPKIDAREGDVPANEWTGFHKIEQVLWVQNTTKGLEKYTEQLMTDANYLRAKVETAKIDPVLFVTGPVELLNEVSSSKVTGEEERYSHTDLADFAANVEGSDKIVQLLSDKLKAKDADLASTIENRFNDLMTTLNTYKKGDQYVDYKQLKEDEVKKLAQQVDALAEPISQVGSTLGVK; from the coding sequence ATGAAGAAGCAAACTACAATAATCGCAATTTCACTTGCTACAAGTTTAATGATGGCAGGATGTGCACAAAAAAGCGAAGAAGCTAGTAATGTAAAAAAAGATTCAAAAGTAGAAGCAAAAATTAACTTAGATAAAGAGATTAGTAATTATAGAGATTTTGTTGTATCACAAACTGAGGAGTTCGTTGCGAATACTCAAAAATTTGTAGATGCAGTAAATAAAGGAAACATGGCTGAGGCAAAACGATTATATCCAATTAGTCGTTCATATTATGAAAGAATTGAGCCAGTAGCAGAATCATTCGGTGATTTGGATCCAAAAATCGATGCACGTGAAGGTGATGTTCCTGCTAATGAGTGGACTGGATTCCATAAAATCGAACAAGTACTTTGGGTTCAAAATACTACAAAGGGACTTGAAAAATATACAGAGCAGTTAATGACGGATGCTAACTATTTAAGAGCAAAAGTAGAAACGGCTAAAATTGATCCAGTATTATTTGTAACAGGTCCAGTAGAACTATTAAATGAAGTATCATCTTCAAAAGTAACTGGTGAGGAAGAAAGATATTCTCATACAGATTTAGCTGACTTTGCTGCAAATGTAGAAGGTTCAGATAAAATTGTTCAATTATTATCAGATAAATTAAAAGCAAAAGATGCTGATTTAGCTTCAACGATTGAAAATCGTTTTAATGATTTAATGACAACATTAAATACTTATAAAAAAGGTGATCAGTACGTTGATTACAAACAGTTAAAAGAAGATGAAGTGAAAAAATTAGCTCAACAAGTAGATGCATTAGCAGAACCAATTTCTCAAGTTGGGTCAACATTAGGGGTAAAATAA
- a CDS encoding DUF1294 domain-containing protein, translating into MVGYFNFYLVIVSIVSFAIMGIDKSRAKRKAWRIPERILFLFAIIGGSIGSILGMYYFRHKTKHPKFVFGYWIILFIQFVIYFFLL; encoded by the coding sequence ATGGTAGGGTATTTTAATTTTTATTTAGTAATAGTTAGCATCGTTTCATTTGCGATCATGGGTATCGATAAATCTAGGGCAAAAAGAAAAGCGTGGCGAATTCCTGAACGTATTTTATTTTTATTTGCTATTATAGGAGGCTCAATCGGTTCAATATTAGGGATGTATTATTTTAGGCATAAAACAAAACATCCAAAATTTGTTTTCGGTTATTGGATTATCCTATTTATTCAATTTGTTATCTATTTTTTCTTACTTTAA
- a CDS encoding FAD-binding protein, protein MLPMKSMLWKNWSGSVKFNPKQVMYPTTIEDVVNIVSMANSERRKIRVVGSCHSFTPLIATNDYLISLDNLSGVISINKVEQTAEVWAGTKLEQLGFELYESGYSQENLGDINVQSIAGAFLTGTHGTGVNHGILSTQIEEMTVVLPSGDILDCSKTKNTDLFRAIGVSLGLLGIVVKFKIRIKPAKTYRYESKKVNTDEIYSNLSNLKKENEHFEFYLFPYSNNVQIKLMNETRTKKHSFKFEKWKVATIENKAFWFLSEFSRNFPKSSPQISKISGSSVPNTNMIGPSHELFATTRNVKFNEMEYNIPAEKMDEAILEIQEEIQNKKFNVHFPIECRFVKGDNFLISPASMRDSAYIAIHMYKGMPHQEYFNRIEEILQSYNGRPHWGKMHSMNLEKLNEVYPLLSNFLSIRSQLDKNDIFANAYLTKLFQIG, encoded by the coding sequence GTGCTTCCTATGAAAAGTATGTTGTGGAAAAACTGGTCTGGAAGTGTCAAATTTAATCCGAAACAAGTAATGTACCCAACAACGATTGAAGATGTTGTAAACATCGTTAGCATGGCTAACTCGGAAAGAAGAAAAATAAGAGTAGTTGGATCATGTCATTCATTTACACCTCTTATAGCTACAAATGACTATTTAATTTCACTAGATAACTTAAGTGGCGTTATTTCAATTAATAAAGTAGAACAAACTGCTGAAGTTTGGGCGGGTACTAAATTAGAGCAACTTGGATTTGAATTGTATGAATCAGGTTACTCACAAGAAAATTTAGGTGATATAAATGTTCAATCGATTGCTGGAGCATTTTTAACTGGCACTCACGGTACAGGCGTTAATCACGGAATATTATCAACACAAATTGAAGAGATGACGGTAGTATTACCGTCTGGGGACATACTAGACTGTTCAAAAACCAAAAACACAGATCTTTTTAGGGCAATTGGTGTATCACTAGGTTTACTAGGAATCGTTGTTAAATTTAAAATTAGAATAAAACCTGCTAAAACATATCGTTATGAAAGCAAAAAAGTAAATACTGATGAAATCTATAGTAATCTATCAAATTTGAAAAAAGAAAATGAACATTTTGAGTTTTACTTATTTCCATATTCAAATAATGTTCAAATTAAGCTGATGAATGAAACAAGAACGAAGAAGCATTCATTTAAGTTTGAAAAATGGAAAGTAGCAACAATTGAAAATAAAGCATTTTGGTTTTTAAGTGAATTTAGTAGAAACTTCCCAAAAAGTAGTCCTCAAATTAGTAAAATAAGTGGTAGTAGTGTTCCAAACACTAATATGATCGGTCCTAGTCACGAATTATTTGCAACAACACGCAATGTGAAATTTAACGAAATGGAATATAATATTCCTGCTGAAAAGATGGATGAAGCAATTTTAGAAATTCAAGAAGAAATTCAAAATAAGAAATTTAACGTCCATTTCCCAATAGAATGTCGTTTCGTAAAAGGAGACAATTTTTTAATTAGTCCAGCTTCAATGCGGGATTCAGCATATATCGCAATCCATATGTATAAAGGCATGCCACATCAAGAATATTTTAATAGAATAGAAGAAATTCTCCAAAGCTATAACGGCAGACCTCATTGGGGTAAAATGCACTCAATGAATCTTGAAAAATTAAACGAAGTATATCCTCTACTTTCTAACTTCCTAAGTATTCGCTCTCAACTAGATAAGAATGATATTTTTGCTAATGCTTATTTGACTAAATTATTTCAGATTGGGTAG
- a CDS encoding MFS transporter, translating into MWKNRNVWIVLFGEFGAGIGLWFGIIGNLEFMQKHVPSDFFKSLILFFGLLAGVLVGPLSGRLIDQFSKKKILLISGLGRTLSVILMFFALKYESIIFMVLFLIMLQISAAFYFPALQAVIPMIVKNEQLLTLNGVHMNISTISRIAGTSIGGVLVVSTSLSNMYGMSMIAYAFLFLMTFFLRIEEPNIKPINVKKHKKSKEDKGFSEVFALIRKSPTILNLFILNLIPVLFLGGFNLIVIEISDLQHDPSIKSLIYTTEGISFMIGAFVIKRLTKKFTNKQLLYFSTFLVAFAQLTLFFANHHYLTLISFAIFGFSVGCFFPVCSTVFQTSIDKSYHGRLFSFRSMYDRVTFQIVLLGTGLFLDTIGLRYMVLIFGTISLIILTRLLYVEKKSKTEFINKDQKISV; encoded by the coding sequence ATGTGGAAAAACCGCAACGTTTGGATCGTGTTGTTCGGTGAATTTGGGGCTGGTATAGGTCTTTGGTTCGGAATAATCGGAAATTTAGAATTTATGCAAAAACATGTACCTTCTGATTTTTTTAAATCGTTAATTTTATTTTTCGGTTTATTAGCGGGAGTATTAGTTGGTCCATTGTCAGGTCGTTTAATTGATCAATTTTCAAAGAAAAAGATTTTATTAATTAGTGGATTAGGTCGCACTTTAAGTGTCATTCTTATGTTTTTTGCATTAAAGTATGAAAGCATTATTTTCATGGTTTTATTTTTAATAATGCTACAAATTTCTGCTGCTTTTTATTTCCCAGCGCTTCAAGCGGTTATTCCAATGATTGTGAAAAACGAACAATTATTGACACTAAATGGGGTTCATATGAATATTTCTACAATTTCTAGAATAGCTGGAACGTCAATTGGTGGGGTTTTAGTTGTATCTACTAGTTTATCAAATATGTACGGAATGAGCATGATCGCCTACGCATTTTTATTTTTAATGACCTTCTTTTTACGAATTGAAGAACCAAATATTAAACCAATAAATGTGAAAAAGCACAAAAAATCGAAAGAAGATAAAGGATTTTCAGAAGTATTTGCACTTATTAGAAAAAGTCCAACAATATTAAATTTATTTATTTTGAATCTGATTCCGGTTTTATTCCTTGGTGGATTTAATTTAATTGTAATTGAAATAAGTGATCTTCAGCATGACCCTTCAATTAAGAGCCTTATCTATACAACTGAAGGTATCTCTTTCATGATTGGTGCATTTGTTATTAAGCGCTTAACAAAAAAATTCACGAATAAACAGCTATTGTACTTTTCAACATTTTTAGTAGCCTTTGCACAACTTACACTATTTTTTGCGAATCACCATTATTTAACACTGATCTCATTTGCAATTTTTGGATTTTCAGTTGGTTGTTTCTTTCCTGTTTGTTCAACAGTATTCCAAACTTCAATTGATAAATCCTATCATGGTCGACTTTTCTCATTTAGGAGTATGTATGACCGAGTAACATTTCAAATTGTACTTTTAGGCACTGGTTTATTTTTAGATACGATTGGTTTACGCTATATGGTTTTAATTTTTGGAACTATTTCGTTAATCATACTTACTAGATTATTATATGTTGAGAAAAAATCTAAAACTGAATTTATTAATAAGGACCAAAAAATATCTGTGTAA
- the rarD gene encoding EamA family transporter RarD yields MNNTLKGILYGVLAYVVWGVLPIYWKLIQDISPFEILTHRIIWSFVTLLLFILLTKKLKQFKITWKQVVSNKKVLVSMIAISLLISSNWLIYIWAVNSNHILDASLGYYINPLVSIILGVIVLKESLTIWQIVSVCLATIGVAYLTIMSGTLPIIAIVLSLTFAFYGLLKKILNIDAFLSLTIETLLVFPVALFYFGYLTYKGQAGLIHSAPAEQLLIVGAGLVTIIPLLFFGKAAQMIPYTYVGFLQFISPTISLIIGVLLYNESFSKKDFVSFSFIWLACIVFAVSTTPFMKSIEQKLKKRNKKQSISA; encoded by the coding sequence ATGAACAACACACTTAAAGGGATTTTGTACGGTGTACTTGCATACGTGGTTTGGGGAGTATTACCAATTTATTGGAAACTAATTCAAGATATTTCACCTTTTGAAATATTAACACATCGTATTATATGGTCTTTTGTAACTTTACTACTTTTCATTCTTCTTACAAAAAAATTAAAACAGTTTAAAATTACTTGGAAACAAGTTGTAAGTAATAAAAAAGTATTAGTTTCAATGATTGCTATTTCATTATTAATTAGTTCAAATTGGTTAATTTATATTTGGGCTGTCAATTCAAATCATATTCTTGATGCGAGTTTAGGCTATTATATTAATCCATTAGTTAGTATTATACTTGGTGTAATCGTATTAAAAGAGTCATTAACAATTTGGCAAATTGTGTCAGTTTGCTTAGCAACAATTGGAGTTGCGTATTTAACAATTATGTCAGGGACTTTACCAATCATTGCGATCGTTTTATCCTTAACTTTTGCATTTTATGGATTATTGAAGAAAATCCTTAATATCGATGCTTTTTTAAGTCTTACAATTGAAACACTATTAGTTTTTCCTGTTGCCTTATTTTACTTTGGATATCTAACATATAAAGGACAGGCGGGACTGATTCATAGTGCCCCAGCCGAGCAATTATTAATAGTAGGTGCAGGTTTAGTAACAATCATTCCATTATTATTTTTCGGGAAAGCTGCACAAATGATCCCGTATACTTATGTTGGATTTTTGCAATTTATCTCGCCAACGATTAGTTTAATAATAGGGGTTTTATTATATAATGAAAGTTTTTCAAAGAAAGATTTTGTATCATTTTCATTTATTTGGCTAGCATGTATCGTATTTGCTGTGTCAACTACGCCGTTTATGAAATCAATTGAACAAAAGCTTAAAAAACGAAATAAGAAGCAATCAATATCTGCTTAA
- the efeB gene encoding deferrochelatase/peroxidase EfeB, which yields MKKLETNKVSRRDALKLIGVGGAGLLIGATGIEAATDKVTNFFSPAKADAKEILPLYGKNQQGITTPAQDFMYLASFNLETTSKADVKTMFKKWTEAASLMSEGKELGDSEFPTSPPVDTGEATGLQPMKLTFTFGVGPSFFDRLSIQSRKPSQLKDLPHFPGDDLREEWNGGDIVVQVCANDQQVAFHGVRNLIRVGRGTVTLKWMQHGFQRSSGADPSGSTPRNLMGFKDGTGNPDTKDEKEMNTHIWVQNGDGPAWLTGGSYLVARRIRIRVEEWDRSSLQDQEQTFGRHRATGAPIGEKNEFSKMDLKKTDDNGKLLIPADSHVALARGKGNIKILRRSYSYTDGLDIQTGKLDAGLLFVSFQRDLEKQFIPLQDKLAKMDLLNEYIEHNGSAVFACFPGIKNGSYIGEGLL from the coding sequence ATGAAAAAATTAGAAACGAATAAAGTTTCTAGAAGAGATGCATTAAAATTGATTGGAGTAGGAGGGGCAGGCTTACTTATTGGTGCTACAGGAATTGAAGCAGCTACTGATAAAGTAACTAATTTCTTTTCACCTGCAAAAGCGGATGCAAAGGAGATTCTTCCTTTATATGGAAAGAACCAACAAGGGATTACAACTCCTGCTCAAGATTTTATGTATTTGGCGTCATTCAACCTAGAGACTACTTCAAAAGCAGATGTCAAAACAATGTTTAAAAAATGGACTGAAGCAGCTTCATTAATGAGTGAAGGAAAAGAACTTGGTGATTCTGAATTTCCGACATCTCCACCAGTTGATACTGGTGAAGCAACAGGTCTACAACCTATGAAGCTTACGTTTACATTTGGTGTAGGTCCTTCATTTTTTGATCGACTATCAATTCAATCAAGAAAACCATCTCAATTAAAAGATTTACCTCATTTCCCTGGTGATGACTTAAGAGAGGAATGGAACGGTGGTGACATCGTTGTTCAAGTTTGTGCAAACGATCAACAAGTTGCTTTCCATGGCGTAAGAAACTTGATTCGCGTTGGTCGTGGAACTGTTACCTTGAAGTGGATGCAACATGGATTCCAACGTTCATCAGGTGCTGATCCATCTGGTAGTACGCCTAGGAACTTGATGGGTTTCAAGGATGGTACAGGAAATCCAGATACAAAAGATGAAAAAGAGATGAATACTCATATTTGGGTACAAAATGGCGATGGACCAGCTTGGCTGACAGGCGGTTCGTATCTAGTTGCAAGACGAATTCGTATTCGTGTGGAGGAATGGGATCGTAGTTCTTTACAAGATCAAGAACAAACATTTGGACGACACAGAGCAACTGGTGCACCAATTGGTGAAAAAAATGAGTTTTCAAAAATGGATTTAAAGAAAACAGATGATAACGGGAAATTATTAATTCCTGCTGATTCACATGTTGCTTTAGCAAGAGGAAAAGGAAACATTAAAATTTTAAGAAGATCTTATTCATATACTGACGGACTTGATATTCAAACAGGAAAACTAGATGCGGGCTTATTATTTGTTAGTTTCCAAAGAGACTTAGAAAAACAATTTATTCCATTACAAGATAAATTAGCAAAAATGGATTTATTGAATGAGTATATTGAACATAATGGTAGTGCTGTTTTTGCATGTTTTCCAGGAATTAAAAATGGTAGCTATATTGGCGAAGGATTACTTTAG